The following proteins are encoded in a genomic region of Brachypodium distachyon strain Bd21 chromosome 1, Brachypodium_distachyon_v3.0, whole genome shotgun sequence:
- the LOC100842803 gene encoding uncharacterized protein LOC100842803 translates to MGIINWVQNRLNAKQEKKRPPAAAAVGSSRDAPVRPESCREEINGAGAGNDWSLLSIGTLGNEPEPPPAMPDQVPDFTIDEVKKLQEALNKLLRRAKSKSSARGSTAGSTAGAGDEDPNQLPLDRFLNCPSSLEVDRSLSLRLQGGGGQNGEFSPDTQIILTKARELLVGTNAGAGAIKQKSFKFLLKKMFACRGGFAPAPTLKDPVETRLEKLFKTMLQKKMSARPSNAASSSRKYYLEDKPMGKIRMDRFPDEDEDDNGEDDIFKWDKTDSDFIVLEV, encoded by the exons ATGGGG ATCATTAACTGGGTGCAAAATCGCCTCAACGCCAAGCAAGAGAAGAAgcggccgcccgccgccgccgccgtgggctCGAGTCGCG ATGCTCCGGTCCGGCCAGAGAGCTGCCGCGAGGAGATcaatggcgccggcgccggaaaTGACTGGAGCCTGCTCTCCATCGGCACGCTCGGCAACGAGCCGGAACCGCCACCGGCGATGCCGGATCAGGTTCCAGACTTCACGATCGAtgaggtgaagaagctgcaggAGGCGCTGAACAAGCTGCTCCGGCGCGCCAAGTCCAAGTCCAGCGCCCGCGGCTCCACCGCAggctccaccgccggcgccggagacgaagacccTAACCAGCTGCCGCTCGACAGGTTCCTCAACTGCCCCTCCAGCCTCGAGGTGGACCGCAGCCTCTCGCTCAGGctgcagggcggcggcggccagaaCGGCGAGTTCTCGCCCGACACGCAGATCATTCTCACCAAGGCCAGGGAGCTCCTCGTCGGCAccaacgccggcgccggcgccatcaAGCAGAAGAGCTTCAAGTTCCTGCTCAAGAAGATGTTCGCCTGCCGCGGAGGCTTTGCGCCGGCCCCGACTCTCAAGGATCCGGTCGAGACTAGGTTGGAGAAG TTGTTCAAGACGATGcttcagaagaagatgagcGCGAGGCCGAGCAACGCGGCATCATCGTCGAGGAAGTACTACCTGGAGGACAAGCCGATGGGGAAGATCCGGATGGATCGTTTCCCCgacgaggatgaggatgaCAACGGAGAGGATGATATCTTCAAGTGGGACAAAACAGATTCAGATT TCATTGTCCTTGAGGTGTAG
- the LOC100829465 gene encoding elongation factor 1-delta 1: protein MAASFSNVNSEAGLKKLNDYLLSRSYISGYQASKDDMGVYSAFSVAPPSKYTNVVRWYNHIDALLKLSGVTAPGQGVKVESSVVPEVSTPDVSEAPAADDDDDDDVDLFGEETEEEKKAAEERAAKVKASGKKKESGKSSVLLDVKPWDDETDMAKLEEAVRSVKMEGLLWGASKLMPVGYGIKKLQIMMTIIDDLVSVDTLIEDHLCVEPANEYIQSCDIVAFNKI, encoded by the exons ATGGCGGCATCCTTCTCCAATGTTAACTCTGAGGCAGGCCTGAAGAAGCTCAATGATTACCTGCTCTCCCGCAGCTACATCAGTGG ATACCAAGCTTCCAAGGATGACATGGGTGTGTATTCTGCATTTTCGGTGGCTCCTCCCTCGAAGTACACCAATGTTGTAAGATGGTACAATCACATTGATGCACTTCTAAAGCTGAG CGGAGTTACTGCACCTGGTCAAGGTGTCAAGGTCGAGTCATCAGTTGTGCCTGAAGTCTCAACTCCTGACGTCTCTGAG GCCCCTGcagctgatgatgatgatgatgacgatgtTGACCTTTTTGGTGAGGAGActgaagaggagaagaaggcagCTGAGGAACGTGCTGCCAAAGTTAAGGCTTCTGGCAAGAAGAAAGAAT CTGGGAAGTCCTCAGTTTTGCTTGATGTCAAACCGTGGGATGATGAGACCGACATGGCCAAGCTCGAGGAAGCTGTGAGGAGCGTCAAGATGGAGGGCCTACTCTGGGGTGCCT CCAAGCTCATGCCAGTTGGATATGGCATCAAAAAACTGCAAATCATGATGACAATTATTGATGACCTTGTCTCTGTTGACACTCTTATTGAGGACCACCTTTGCGTCGAGCCAGCAAATGAGTACATTCAGAGCTGTGATATCGTTGCCTTCAACAAAATCT AA